One window of Cohnella hashimotonis genomic DNA carries:
- a CDS encoding ATP-binding protein yields MKRGYSANILVVVEHPAHLLAIEAALDGEPYRFVHARSGTAALRCLLREEIDVVLTDVQTYVLTYGMKRCETAGKMKSYRRFKQIPVIFMSGTGADDGDVAPDCPADDIAYLMKPIFPDVLKAKVRDFVSLHDARKKTRLRELERMNRQLSRINGQLVKAEARARVMTDTSLDAMLVLDASGVILESNPAVARLTGYDKEELKGLNVSLLLPSAVDGREPWAPPFGQLSEMETRRKNGTSFPGEVQWGIAVDSSGLLACAVRDITSRKEAERALIEAKEAAERSSQARMEFLTYMSHEVRTPLNGVIGVLDLLRESGLTPEQAELAGLMAKNGNTLMQIVNDVLDLSRIEAGRMELEQELFLLEDCLDQVGELFAAQLREKRLAYTVAVEPGVPALLRGDRSRLQQILINLIGNAVKFTEQGGIGIQVGLLEETDDRLTLEFAVKDSGIGIPADEIDRLFLPFSQASASTPRKYGGSGLGLAISKTLCELMEGSIRVEPSGDPGTVFVFSVRVGKHDAKFL; encoded by the coding sequence GTGAAAAGGGGCTATTCAGCGAACATCCTGGTCGTCGTCGAACATCCGGCGCATTTGCTCGCGATCGAAGCCGCTCTCGACGGCGAGCCGTACCGTTTCGTACACGCTCGCTCCGGGACCGCTGCGCTGCGCTGTTTGCTGCGCGAGGAGATTGACGTCGTCCTGACCGACGTTCAGACGTACGTTCTGACGTACGGAATGAAGAGATGCGAGACGGCCGGCAAGATGAAATCATATCGCAGATTTAAACAAATTCCGGTTATATTCATGTCCGGAACCGGCGCGGATGACGGGGATGTGGCGCCAGACTGCCCCGCGGACGACATTGCGTATTTAATGAAACCGATCTTCCCGGATGTCCTCAAAGCTAAGGTTCGGGACTTTGTCAGTCTGCACGATGCACGGAAAAAAACGAGATTACGGGAGCTCGAGCGCATGAACCGGCAGCTCTCGCGCATAAACGGGCAGCTCGTGAAGGCGGAGGCGCGGGCTCGCGTCATGACCGATACCTCGCTCGATGCGATGCTGGTGCTCGATGCGTCGGGCGTCATTCTGGAGTCGAATCCCGCTGTCGCGCGCTTAACGGGGTACGACAAGGAAGAGCTGAAAGGACTGAATGTATCGCTGCTCCTTCCCTCGGCCGTCGACGGGCGCGAGCCATGGGCTCCGCCGTTCGGGCAGCTGTCGGAGATGGAGACGCGTCGCAAGAACGGCACGTCGTTTCCCGGCGAGGTTCAATGGGGCATCGCCGTCGACAGTTCCGGATTGCTGGCATGTGCGGTGCGCGATATTACGAGCCGCAAAGAAGCGGAGCGGGCGTTAATCGAAGCGAAGGAAGCGGCCGAACGCAGTTCCCAGGCGAGAATGGAATTTTTAACGTATATGAGCCATGAGGTCCGCACGCCGCTGAACGGTGTCATCGGCGTGCTGGACCTGCTGCGGGAGTCGGGACTGACGCCCGAGCAAGCCGAGCTGGCCGGACTCATGGCGAAAAACGGGAATACGCTCATGCAAATCGTCAACGACGTGCTGGATTTATCCCGGATCGAGGCGGGCCGAATGGAGCTGGAGCAGGAGCTCTTTTTGCTGGAGGACTGTCTCGATCAAGTCGGGGAGCTGTTCGCAGCCCAACTACGAGAAAAACGACTCGCCTATACGGTTGCCGTCGAGCCCGGCGTTCCCGCGCTTCTGAGGGGGGACCGGTCTCGTCTGCAGCAGATTCTCATCAATCTGATCGGCAATGCGGTCAAATTTACGGAACAGGGCGGCATCGGCATCCAGGTGGGCCTGCTCGAGGAGACGGACGATCGGCTCACGCTCGAATTCGCCGTGAAGGATTCCGGCATCGGCATTCCCGCAGATGAGATCGATCGGCTGTTTCTGCCGTTCTCGCAAGCGAGCGCCTCGACTCCCCGCAAGTATGGCGGCAGCGGATTGGGACTGGCGATTTCCAAAACCTTGTGCGAGCTCATGGAGGGCAGCATTCGTGTAGAACCGTCCGGCGACCCCGGCACGGTTTTCGTTTTTTCGGTGCGCGTCGGCAAACACGATGCGAAGTTTCTGTAG